The Streptomyces pactum genome contains a region encoding:
- the typA gene encoding translational GTPase TypA: MATRHDIRNVAIVAHVDHGKTTIVDGMLKQAGAFAAHQLDSVDDRMMDSNDLEREKGITILAKNTAVKYHPKDGGDPITINIIDTPGHADFGGEVERGLSMVDGVVLLVDASEGPLPQTRFVLRKALSQRLPIILCINKTDRPDARIDEVVNETYDLFLDLDADEEQIEFPIVYACGRDGVASLTKPEDGTVPSDSTDLRPFFSTILDYIPAPTYDEEAPLQAHVTNLDADNFLGRIALLRVHQGELKKGQTVAWMKRDGSVSSVRISELMMTEALTRKPAEKAGPGDICAVAGIPDIMIGETLADQENPVPLPLITVDEPAISMTIGTNTSPLVGRGATGKGADNKAVVKDRKVTARQVKDRLDRELIGNVSLRVLDTERPDAWEVQGRGELALAILVEQMRREGFELTIGKPQVVTKEVEGKTYEPVERMTIDVPEEHMGAVTQLMGVRKGRMDNMSNHGSGWVRMEFVVPSRGLIGFRTEFLTQTRGTGIAHSIHEGHEPWFGTLTTRNNGSLVADRSGAVTAFAMTNLQERGVLFTEPGTEVYEGMIVGENSRADDMDVNITKEKKLTNMRSSSADSFEAIVPPRKLSLEQSLEFCRDDECVEVTPEAVRIRKVNLDARERARAASRAKHG, encoded by the coding sequence ATGGCCACGCGCCACGACATCCGCAACGTCGCCATCGTCGCCCACGTCGACCACGGCAAGACCACCATCGTCGACGGAATGCTCAAGCAGGCCGGTGCCTTCGCCGCGCACCAGCTCGACTCCGTCGACGACCGCATGATGGATTCGAACGACCTGGAGCGTGAGAAGGGCATCACGATCCTCGCCAAGAACACCGCGGTGAAGTACCACCCGAAGGACGGCGGGGACCCGATCACGATCAACATCATCGACACCCCCGGCCACGCCGACTTCGGCGGCGAGGTCGAGCGCGGTCTGTCGATGGTCGACGGCGTCGTCCTGCTCGTGGACGCCTCCGAGGGCCCGCTGCCGCAGACCCGCTTCGTGCTGCGCAAGGCGCTCAGCCAGCGGCTGCCGATCATCCTCTGCATCAACAAGACGGACCGCCCGGACGCCCGGATCGACGAGGTCGTCAACGAGACGTACGACCTCTTCCTCGACCTGGACGCCGACGAGGAGCAGATCGAGTTCCCGATCGTCTACGCCTGCGGCCGGGACGGCGTCGCCTCCCTCACCAAGCCCGAGGACGGCACGGTCCCGTCGGACTCCACCGACCTGCGGCCGTTCTTCTCGACGATCCTGGACTACATCCCGGCTCCGACCTACGACGAGGAAGCCCCGCTCCAGGCGCACGTCACCAACCTGGACGCCGACAACTTCCTCGGCCGTATCGCCCTGCTCCGCGTCCACCAGGGCGAGCTGAAGAAGGGCCAGACGGTCGCCTGGATGAAGCGCGACGGCTCGGTGAGCAGCGTGCGCATCTCCGAGCTGATGATGACCGAGGCGCTCACCCGCAAGCCCGCCGAGAAGGCCGGCCCCGGTGACATCTGCGCGGTCGCCGGCATCCCGGACATCATGATCGGCGAGACCCTGGCCGACCAGGAGAACCCGGTTCCGCTGCCGCTGATCACGGTGGACGAGCCCGCGATCTCCATGACCATCGGCACCAACACCTCCCCGCTGGTCGGTCGCGGCGCCACCGGCAAGGGCGCGGACAACAAGGCGGTGGTCAAGGACCGCAAGGTCACCGCCCGCCAGGTCAAGGACCGCCTGGACCGCGAACTGATCGGCAACGTCTCGCTGCGCGTCCTGGACACCGAGCGTCCGGACGCCTGGGAGGTGCAGGGCCGAGGTGAGCTGGCGCTCGCCATCCTGGTCGAGCAGATGCGGCGCGAGGGCTTCGAGCTGACGATCGGCAAGCCGCAGGTCGTCACCAAGGAGGTCGAGGGCAAGACGTACGAGCCCGTCGAGCGCATGACGATCGACGTGCCCGAGGAGCACATGGGCGCGGTCACGCAGCTCATGGGCGTGCGCAAGGGCCGGATGGACAACATGTCCAACCACGGCTCCGGCTGGGTCCGCATGGAGTTCGTGGTTCCGTCCCGCGGTCTGATCGGTTTCCGCACGGAGTTCCTGACCCAGACCCGCGGCACCGGCATCGCGCACTCCATCCACGAGGGCCACGAGCCCTGGTTCGGCACCCTCACGACCCGTAACAACGGTTCGCTGGTCGCCGACCGCTCCGGTGCCGTCACCGCGTTCGCGATGACGAACCTCCAGGAGCGCGGCGTGCTCTTCACGGAGCCCGGCACCGAGGTGTACGAGGGCATGATCGTCGGCGAGAACTCCCGCGCCGACGACATGGACGTCAACATCACCAAGGAGAAGAAGCTCACCAACATGCGGTCGTCCTCGGCCGACTCCTTCGAGGCGATCGTCCCGCCGCGCAAGCTCTCGCTGGAGCAGTCGCTGGAGTTCTGCCGCGACGACGAGTGCGTCGAGGTGACCCCGGAGGCGGTTCGCATCCGCAAGGTGAACCTGGACGCCCGCGAGCGCGCCCGCGCCGCGAGCCGCGCCAAGCACGGCTGA
- a CDS encoding succinate dehydrogenase/fumarate reductase iron-sulfur subunit yields the protein MSGYEARFRVWRGDTDGGGLEDFRVEVNEGEVVLDIIHRLQATQAPDLAVRWNCKAGKCGSCSAEINGRPRLLCMTRMSVFTREETITVTPLRAFPVIRDLVTDVGFNYAKAREVPAFVPPADLGPGEYRMTQEDVDRSQEFRKCIECFLCQDTCHVVRDHEENKPAFAGPRFLMRVAELDMHPLDAAGDTGLDRGRTAQDEHGLGYCNITKCCTEVCPEGIKITDNALIPLKERAVDRKYDPLVWLGSKIRRRS from the coding sequence ATGAGCGGCTACGAGGCCCGCTTCAGGGTGTGGCGGGGCGACACCGACGGCGGCGGCCTGGAGGACTTCCGCGTCGAGGTGAACGAGGGCGAGGTGGTCCTCGACATCATCCACCGCCTCCAGGCCACCCAGGCCCCCGACCTCGCCGTGCGCTGGAACTGCAAGGCGGGCAAGTGCGGTTCGTGCTCGGCGGAGATCAACGGACGGCCGCGGCTGCTGTGCATGACCCGGATGTCCGTCTTCACCCGCGAGGAGACGATCACCGTCACGCCGCTGCGCGCCTTCCCGGTCATCCGTGACCTGGTGACGGACGTCGGCTTCAACTACGCCAAGGCCCGCGAGGTCCCGGCCTTCGTCCCGCCCGCCGATCTCGGGCCGGGCGAGTACCGGATGACGCAGGAGGACGTGGACCGCTCGCAGGAGTTCCGCAAGTGCATCGAGTGCTTCCTGTGCCAGGACACCTGCCATGTGGTCCGTGACCACGAGGAGAACAAGCCCGCCTTCGCCGGGCCGCGCTTCCTCATGCGCGTCGCCGAACTGGACATGCACCCGCTGGACGCGGCCGGCGACACCGGCCTGGACCGCGGGCGCACGGCCCAGGACGAACACGGCCTCGGCTACTGCAACATCACCAAGTGCTGCACGGAGGTCTGCCCCGAGGGCATCAAGATCACGGACAACGCGCTGATCCCGCTGAAGGAACGGGCCGTGGACCGCAAGTACGACCCGCTGGTGTGGCTGGGGTCGAAGATCAGGCGCCGGTCCTAG
- a CDS encoding fumarate reductase/succinate dehydrogenase flavoprotein subunit produces the protein MSVVDRQEWDVVVVGAGGAGLRAAIEARERGARTAVICKSLFGKAHTVMAEGGIAAAMGNANPGDNWQVHFRDTMRGGKFLNQWRMAELHAQEAPQRVWELETWGALFDRTKDGRISQRNFGGHEYPRLAHVGDRTGLELIRTLQQKIVSLQQEDFRETGDYESRLKVFQECTVTRVLKEGRQVSGVFGYERESGRFFVLEAPSVVIATGGIGKSFKVTSNSWEYTGDGHALALLAGAPLLNMEFVQFHPTGMVWPPSVKGILVTESVRGDGGVLRNSDGRRFMFDYVPDVFKDKYAVTEEEADGWYDDPDHNRRPPELLPRDEVARAINAEVKEGRGSPHGGVFLDVSTRMPAEVIQRRLPSMYHQFKELADVDITAEPMEVGPTCHYVMGGIAVDSDTAAARGVPGLFAAGEVAGGMHGSNRLGGNSLSDLLVFGRRAGWHAAEYAAGRASDARPRVDGAQVDAAAAEALRPFSAEAEAPEPSDGPPENPYTLHQELQQTMNDLVGIIRREPEMKQALEKLAELRVRARRAGVEGHRQFNPGWHLALDLRNMLLVSECVARAALERTESRGGHTREDHPSMDRRWRPANLLCSLADPSGGAAATDPERGQIALERTATEPVRPDLLALFEKDELAKYLAEEELSE, from the coding sequence ATGTCCGTGGTCGACCGGCAGGAATGGGACGTCGTCGTGGTGGGCGCGGGCGGCGCGGGACTGCGCGCCGCCATCGAGGCCCGCGAACGGGGCGCCCGTACGGCCGTGATCTGCAAGTCGCTGTTCGGCAAGGCGCACACCGTGATGGCCGAGGGCGGCATCGCCGCCGCCATGGGCAACGCCAACCCGGGCGACAACTGGCAGGTGCACTTCCGCGACACCATGCGCGGCGGCAAGTTCCTCAACCAGTGGCGGATGGCCGAGCTGCACGCCCAGGAGGCCCCGCAGCGGGTGTGGGAGCTGGAGACCTGGGGCGCGCTGTTCGACCGTACGAAGGACGGCCGGATCTCGCAGCGCAACTTCGGCGGCCACGAGTACCCGCGCCTCGCCCACGTCGGCGACCGTACGGGCCTGGAGCTGATCCGCACCCTCCAGCAGAAGATCGTCTCGCTCCAGCAGGAGGACTTCCGGGAGACCGGTGACTACGAGTCCCGCCTGAAGGTGTTCCAGGAGTGCACGGTCACCCGTGTCCTCAAGGAGGGACGCCAGGTCTCCGGCGTCTTCGGCTACGAGCGCGAGTCGGGCCGCTTCTTCGTGCTGGAGGCGCCCTCGGTGGTGATCGCCACGGGCGGCATCGGCAAGTCCTTCAAGGTGACGTCGAACTCGTGGGAGTACACGGGTGACGGCCACGCGCTGGCGCTGCTGGCCGGTGCGCCGCTGCTGAACATGGAGTTCGTGCAGTTCCACCCGACCGGCATGGTCTGGCCGCCGTCCGTGAAGGGCATCCTCGTCACCGAGTCGGTGCGCGGCGACGGCGGGGTGCTGCGCAACTCCGACGGCAGGCGGTTCATGTTCGACTACGTCCCCGACGTCTTCAAGGACAAGTACGCGGTGACGGAGGAGGAGGCCGACGGCTGGTACGACGACCCGGACCACAACCGGCGGCCCCCCGAACTGCTCCCGCGGGACGAGGTCGCGCGCGCGATCAACGCCGAGGTCAAGGAGGGCCGGGGCTCCCCGCACGGCGGCGTCTTCCTCGACGTCTCGACCCGGATGCCCGCCGAGGTGATCCAGCGCCGGCTGCCCTCGATGTACCACCAGTTCAAGGAGCTGGCCGACGTCGACATCACGGCCGAGCCGATGGAGGTCGGGCCCACCTGCCACTACGTGATGGGCGGCATCGCGGTCGACTCCGACACGGCCGCCGCGCGCGGGGTGCCGGGGCTGTTCGCGGCCGGTGAGGTGGCCGGCGGCATGCACGGCTCCAACCGGCTCGGCGGCAACTCGCTGTCCGACCTGCTGGTCTTCGGGCGCCGGGCGGGCTGGCACGCCGCCGAGTACGCGGCCGGGCGGGCGTCCGACGCGCGGCCCCGGGTGGACGGCGCCCAGGTCGACGCCGCCGCCGCGGAGGCGCTGCGGCCGTTCTCCGCCGAGGCGGAGGCGCCCGAGCCGTCCGACGGCCCGCCGGAGAACCCGTACACCCTCCACCAGGAGCTCCAGCAGACGATGAACGACCTGGTCGGCATCATCCGCCGCGAGCCGGAGATGAAGCAGGCCCTGGAGAAGCTCGCGGAGCTGCGGGTACGGGCCCGGCGGGCCGGAGTCGAAGGGCACCGGCAGTTCAACCCGGGCTGGCACCTCGCCCTGGACCTGCGCAACATGCTGCTGGTCAGCGAGTGCGTGGCGCGGGCCGCGCTGGAACGCACCGAGTCGCGCGGCGGGCACACCCGCGAGGACCATCCCTCGATGGACCGCCGGTGGCGCCCGGCCAACCTGCTGTGCTCCCTGGCCGACCCGAGCGGCGGCGCGGCGGCGACGGACCCCGAGCGCGGCCAGATCGCCCTGGAACGGACGGCCACCGAACCCGTCCGGCCCGACCTGCTCGCCCTCTTCGAGAAGGACGAGCTCGCCAAGTACCTCGCCGAGGAGGAGCTGTCCGAATGA
- a CDS encoding ABC transporter permease, with the protein MLQFLIRRTFGAALILLLISAFTFFMFFAIPQDPAMLACGKNCTPDALAIIHQNLGLDKPVTVQYWNFLIGIFAGRDFAVGHCSAPCFGVSFANDQNVWDTILDRFPLTVSLTLGSLVVFLILGLGAGMLAAKYRGTWIDKVFSSGSLVVSSLQIYFLGPLVLLAFVYSTGWLEKPKYVPFSEDLGGWFAGLLIPWVVMATIFTANYTRMSRSSMIEQLQEEHVKAARAKGMSGNYTFFRYAWRGSLVPIVTILGIDLSALMGGGMVTELTFGLAGVGRLALDSVTNKDLPMLMGVMLVSAALIIVFNLIVDALYAVIDPRVRLS; encoded by the coding sequence ATGCTTCAATTCCTCATTCGCCGGACGTTCGGCGCGGCGCTGATTCTGCTGTTGATCAGTGCGTTCACGTTCTTCATGTTCTTCGCGATCCCGCAGGACCCGGCCATGCTGGCCTGTGGCAAGAACTGCACTCCGGACGCGCTGGCGATCATTCACCAGAACCTCGGCCTCGACAAGCCGGTCACCGTCCAGTACTGGAACTTCCTGATCGGCATCTTCGCCGGGCGTGACTTCGCCGTCGGCCACTGCAGCGCCCCCTGCTTCGGCGTCTCCTTCGCCAACGACCAGAACGTCTGGGACACGATCCTCGACCGCTTCCCGCTGACCGTCTCGCTGACGCTCGGCAGCCTGGTGGTCTTCCTCATCCTCGGCCTCGGCGCCGGCATGCTGGCCGCCAAGTACCGCGGTACCTGGATCGACAAGGTGTTCAGCTCCGGGTCGCTGGTCGTCAGCTCCCTGCAGATCTACTTCCTCGGCCCGCTCGTGCTGCTCGCGTTCGTCTACAGCACCGGCTGGCTGGAGAAGCCGAAGTACGTGCCGTTCTCCGAGGACCTCGGCGGCTGGTTCGCGGGCCTGCTGATCCCCTGGGTCGTCATGGCGACCATCTTCACCGCCAACTACACCCGTATGAGCCGCTCGTCGATGATCGAGCAACTCCAGGAAGAGCATGTGAAGGCGGCCCGCGCCAAGGGCATGTCGGGCAACTACACCTTCTTCCGCTACGCCTGGCGCGGCTCCCTCGTCCCCATCGTCACCATCCTCGGCATCGACCTGTCCGCGCTGATGGGCGGCGGCATGGTGACCGAGCTGACGTTCGGTCTGGCCGGGGTCGGCCGGCTGGCGCTGGACTCCGTCACCAACAAGGACCTGCCGATGCTGATGGGCGTCATGCTCGTCAGTGCCGCGCTCATCATCGTCTTCAACCTGATCGTGGACGCCCTGTACGCCGTCATCGACCCGCGCGTGCGCCTGTCCTAG
- a CDS encoding ABC transporter family substrate-binding protein, whose product MSYVGVGPRAVMRSVAFLTAGVLAVPALAGCSSEDPSGKPLAEQDVAAAARAQVSDGGTLRWAVDSVPDTLNTFQSDADAATTRVAQAVLPSMYRMDETGRPVRNPDYLESAEVVETEPKQVVVYKLNQQAVWSDGREIGAADFAAQWRALSGKDSAYWTARNAGYDRIEKIQRGDSDLEVKVTFSRPYADWRSLFTPLYPKDVMGTPDAFNDGARRKLEVTAGPFAVEKVDTEDDEVVLTGNPRWWGEPAKLDRIVLRAVPRDERVSELVAGKLDLAEVDPGTAERAGLAAAEREAGTGAPLMGPDGTPAADSGGSPLPGPQGRSAAQALRSWAVANGSDEEAAEEEIEAREERREARAKLERRQQALSGFEVRKSLEPAYTQLALNGADGPLADERVRRAVARALDREELAEAVLGPLGLPTEPVGSHLALSGQAAYADGSGALGEQDAKEARALLADAGWVPGGPVKESEDGEEAAGAEGEKDEDGKDEDGKDEKKSEGGDEGTYIVGEDGKNTDGKNTDGKDGDGKNTDGKDGDGKDSKDGDEDGKDEDGDDTDDTDQESGEKHSSGKNTAQGGATGAYAPKGTAAPAGSATAPLAKDGKALTLRFVLPSGPGSEALRTVADRISDMLEKIGIGTDVTRVPDESYFKDHVASGEYDLALYSWPASAFPATDARPIYAKPVPAADGSLNVAQNYTRVGTDQVDQLFDQAMATLDQKEARDLLRKADSRIWAAAGSIPLYQRPQILAARKNLANAGAFGFETPVYEDMGFLKKGAHGSRPSASPAS is encoded by the coding sequence ATGTCCTACGTCGGCGTCGGACCGCGCGCGGTCATGCGCTCGGTCGCCTTCCTCACCGCGGGCGTGCTCGCGGTCCCCGCGCTGGCCGGCTGCAGCTCCGAGGACCCGTCGGGCAAGCCGCTCGCCGAGCAGGACGTCGCCGCGGCGGCCCGCGCCCAGGTCTCCGACGGCGGCACCCTGCGCTGGGCCGTGGACTCCGTGCCGGACACACTGAACACCTTCCAGTCGGACGCCGACGCCGCCACGACCCGCGTGGCCCAGGCCGTGCTGCCCTCGATGTACCGGATGGACGAGACCGGCCGCCCGGTGCGCAACCCCGACTACCTGGAATCGGCCGAGGTCGTCGAGACCGAGCCCAAGCAGGTCGTCGTCTACAAGCTCAACCAGCAGGCCGTCTGGAGCGACGGCCGCGAGATCGGCGCCGCCGACTTCGCCGCCCAGTGGCGCGCCCTGTCCGGCAAGGACAGCGCCTACTGGACCGCCCGCAACGCCGGCTACGACCGCATCGAGAAGATCCAGCGCGGCGACAGCGACCTGGAGGTCAAGGTCACCTTCAGCCGGCCCTACGCCGACTGGAGGTCGCTGTTCACGCCGCTGTACCCGAAGGACGTCATGGGCACCCCGGACGCCTTCAACGACGGCGCCCGGCGCAAGCTCGAGGTCACCGCCGGCCCCTTCGCCGTCGAGAAGGTCGACACCGAGGACGACGAGGTCGTACTCACCGGCAACCCGCGCTGGTGGGGAGAGCCGGCGAAGCTGGACCGGATCGTGCTGCGCGCCGTACCCCGCGACGAGCGGGTCTCCGAGCTGGTCGCGGGCAAGCTCGACCTGGCCGAGGTCGACCCGGGCACCGCCGAGCGGGCCGGCCTGGCCGCCGCCGAGCGGGAGGCCGGTACCGGCGCCCCGCTCATGGGCCCGGACGGCACCCCGGCCGCGGACTCGGGCGGCTCACCGCTCCCCGGCCCGCAGGGCAGGTCCGCCGCCCAGGCGCTGCGGTCCTGGGCGGTGGCCAACGGATCCGACGAGGAGGCCGCCGAGGAGGAGATCGAGGCCCGCGAGGAGCGGCGCGAGGCCCGGGCGAAGCTCGAACGCCGGCAGCAGGCCCTGAGCGGCTTCGAGGTCCGCAAGTCGCTTGAGCCCGCCTACACCCAGCTCGCCCTGAACGGCGCCGACGGCCCCCTCGCCGACGAACGCGTCCGTCGGGCCGTGGCCCGGGCCCTGGACCGCGAGGAGCTGGCCGAGGCGGTGCTGGGGCCGCTGGGCCTGCCCACCGAGCCCGTGGGCAGCCACCTCGCCCTGTCCGGGCAGGCCGCCTACGCCGACGGCAGCGGCGCCCTCGGCGAGCAGGACGCCAAGGAGGCCCGGGCCCTGCTCGCGGACGCCGGGTGGGTGCCGGGCGGGCCCGTGAAGGAGTCCGAGGACGGCGAGGAGGCGGCCGGCGCCGAGGGCGAGAAGGACGAGGACGGCAAGGACGAGGACGGCAAGGACGAGAAGAAGTCCGAGGGCGGCGACGAAGGGACGTACATCGTCGGCGAGGACGGCAAGAACACGGACGGCAAGAACACGGACGGCAAGGACGGGGACGGCAAGAACACGGACGGCAAGGACGGGGACGGCAAGGACAGTAAGGACGGGGACGAGGACGGTAAGGACGAGGACGGGGACGACACCGACGACACCGACCAGGAGAGCGGCGAGAAGCACAGCAGCGGCAAGAACACCGCACAGGGCGGCGCCACCGGCGCCTACGCCCCCAAGGGCACCGCCGCCCCGGCCGGCTCGGCGACGGCTCCGCTCGCCAAGGACGGCAAGGCGCTCACCCTGCGCTTCGTCCTCCCCTCCGGCCCCGGTTCCGAGGCGCTGCGCACCGTGGCCGACCGGATTTCGGACATGCTGGAGAAGATCGGCATCGGCACCGACGTCACCAGGGTCCCGGACGAGAGCTACTTCAAGGACCACGTCGCCTCCGGCGAGTACGACCTGGCCCTCTACTCCTGGCCCGCCTCCGCCTTCCCCGCCACCGACGCCCGCCCCATCTACGCCAAGCCGGTCCCGGCCGCCGACGGCTCCCTGAACGTCGCGCAGAACTACACCCGGGTCGGCACCGACCAGGTCGACCAGCTCTTCGACCAGGCCATGGCGACGCTGGACCAGAAGGAGGCCCGGGACCTGCTCCGCAAGGCCGACTCGCGGATCTGGGCGGCGGCCGGTTCCATCCCCCTCTACCAGCGCCCCCAGATCCTGGCGGCCCGGAAGAACCTCGCCAACGCGGGCGCCTTCGGTTTCGAGACCCCGGTCTACGAGGACATGGGCTTCCTCAAGAAGGGCGCCCACGGCTCACGTCCGTCGGCCTCTCCCGCGTCCTGA
- a CDS encoding ABC transporter permease: MTSPIEIEGAEASSVLDKESAPQGDAQETKAPEGRKPGQLMWARFKRDRAGVVSAFVVLFFFVIAAAAPLISKVYGKDPYTLYGQENPDLLDMFTMPAAPFGGISGDFWFGIEPGLGRDVFTQLLYGMRNSMATALAATVIMTVLGVLIGLAGGYFGGKIDYWLGRTTDFFMALPSQLFFVAAMPVITTVFVAPDKETPTYVRACAIIIVLSFLGWMSMARIVRGATMSLRDREFIEAARISGASPWRILRKELLPNIVTPTLVQATLTLPSTILSIAFLSFVGVGYVEPTPDWGRMFAIGAGIVEQDPYYMLFPGVAMVIFIVAFNLLGDSVRDAFDPKTNR; encoded by the coding sequence ATGACGAGTCCAATCGAGATTGAGGGTGCTGAAGCCTCTTCCGTCTTGGACAAAGAGAGCGCGCCGCAGGGTGACGCCCAGGAGACCAAGGCGCCGGAAGGGCGCAAGCCCGGGCAGTTGATGTGGGCGCGCTTCAAGCGCGACCGGGCCGGTGTGGTCTCTGCCTTCGTCGTCCTGTTCTTCTTCGTGATCGCGGCGGCGGCGCCGCTGATCTCGAAGGTGTACGGCAAGGACCCGTACACGCTGTACGGGCAGGAGAACCCCGACCTCCTGGACATGTTCACCATGCCGGCCGCGCCGTTCGGCGGTATCTCCGGCGACTTCTGGTTCGGCATCGAACCGGGTCTGGGCCGCGACGTGTTCACCCAGTTGCTGTACGGGATGCGCAACTCGATGGCCACCGCGCTGGCGGCGACCGTCATCATGACGGTGCTGGGTGTCCTGATCGGCCTCGCCGGCGGCTACTTCGGCGGCAAGATCGACTACTGGCTCGGCCGGACCACCGACTTCTTCATGGCGCTGCCCAGCCAGCTCTTCTTCGTCGCCGCGATGCCCGTCATCACCACGGTGTTCGTCGCCCCGGACAAGGAGACGCCCACCTACGTGCGCGCCTGCGCGATCATCATCGTGCTGTCCTTCCTGGGCTGGATGAGCATGGCCCGCATCGTCCGGGGCGCCACGATGTCCCTGCGCGACCGGGAGTTCATCGAGGCGGCGCGCATTTCCGGTGCCTCGCCCTGGCGCATCCTGCGCAAGGAACTGCTGCCCAACATCGTCACCCCGACGCTGGTCCAGGCGACGCTCACGCTGCCGAGCACCATCCTCAGCATCGCGTTCCTGTCCTTCGTGGGTGTGGGGTACGTCGAGCCGACGCCGGACTGGGGGCGGATGTTCGCCATCGGCGCCGGCATCGTCGAGCAGGATCCGTACTACATGCTCTTCCCCGGAGTGGCCATGGTGATCTTCATTGTGGCCTTCAACCTCCTCGGTGACTCGGTGCGGGACGCCTTCGACCCCAAGACGAACCGCTGA
- a CDS encoding ABC transporter substrate-binding protein, with protein MSIFRNRTATAAIVAVAAGALTLTACGGGDSDSSSKDASKQKEDAKSQSKPVKIGDAKASVGPAPEVPGAKSGGTVTVYQEDDFSHLDPGQIYVSDGKLLSRLIFRGLTQYQEDENGQMTVVGDLATDAGKPSDGGKTWTYTLKDNLKDENGNPINAADIRNTVERLYSNYITDGPTYLQQWLSGAGTTYRDAYAGPDKGKHLPDTVLETPDDKTIVFHFKDARPDVPQMLTMPGYSVVPEETDTKAKYDSDPVAVGPYKIADFKPGKSMKLVKNAQWDPKSDSVRHQYVDGFNISMNHDDEDQTKTLLADQGEAKNAMMFTGQVATTQLQKVVGDKEAMKNRTIQGYAPYVWQLNFNLDRVKDKKLRDAITLALPSDAVFKTDGGAYGGEVANSLMSPTTPGYNEDFDPFNRHKKPNGDIEAAKKLIKEGGFEGKSLVYAYGNTPVRQKQAVLIADALEKIGLDIQKKEIDSATWYEQVGKVKNGYDLYMTGWGQDWPSASTVIPPVYDGTQIQDGASNYSHINDEHVNSEIKRIEKIADPAEATKAWAELNEYISTEVNPAAPIYYTKVFQIFGSNIGGLRYSSDSSYVDVTRIFLKK; from the coding sequence ATGAGCATCTTCCGTAACCGCACCGCCACGGCCGCCATAGTCGCGGTCGCAGCCGGCGCCCTGACCCTCACCGCCTGCGGTGGTGGCGACAGCGACAGCTCGTCCAAGGACGCCAGCAAGCAGAAAGAGGACGCCAAGTCGCAGTCGAAGCCGGTCAAGATCGGTGACGCCAAGGCGTCGGTCGGTCCGGCCCCCGAGGTCCCGGGAGCCAAGTCGGGCGGCACGGTCACCGTGTACCAGGAGGACGACTTCTCCCACCTGGACCCGGGCCAGATCTACGTCTCGGACGGCAAGCTGCTCAGCCGCCTCATCTTCCGCGGTCTGACCCAGTACCAGGAGGACGAGAACGGCCAGATGACGGTCGTGGGCGACCTCGCCACCGACGCGGGCAAGCCGTCCGACGGCGGCAAGACCTGGACGTACACCCTCAAGGACAACCTGAAGGACGAGAACGGCAACCCGATCAACGCGGCGGACATCCGCAACACGGTCGAGCGCCTGTACTCCAACTACATCACCGACGGTCCGACGTACCTGCAGCAGTGGCTGTCCGGCGCCGGCACCACCTACCGTGACGCCTACGCCGGCCCGGACAAGGGCAAGCACCTGCCCGACACGGTCCTCGAGACGCCGGACGACAAGACGATCGTCTTCCACTTCAAGGACGCGCGGCCCGACGTCCCGCAGATGCTGACCATGCCCGGTTACAGCGTCGTCCCGGAGGAGACGGACACCAAGGCGAAGTACGACTCCGACCCGGTCGCCGTGGGTCCGTACAAGATCGCCGACTTCAAGCCGGGCAAGTCCATGAAGCTCGTCAAGAACGCCCAGTGGGACCCGAAGTCCGACTCGGTGCGTCACCAGTACGTCGACGGGTTCAACATCTCGATGAACCACGACGACGAGGACCAGACCAAGACCCTCCTCGCCGACCAGGGCGAGGCCAAGAACGCCATGATGTTCACGGGCCAGGTCGCCACCACGCAGCTCCAGAAGGTGGTGGGCGACAAGGAGGCCATGAAGAACCGCACGATCCAGGGCTACGCGCCCTACGTGTGGCAGCTCAACTTCAACCTGGACCGCGTCAAGGACAAGAAGCTCCGTGACGCCATCACCCTGGCGCTGCCCTCCGACGCGGTCTTCAAGACCGACGGTGGTGCCTACGGCGGTGAGGTCGCCAACTCGCTGATGTCGCCCACCACTCCGGGCTACAACGAGGACTTCGACCCGTTCAACCGGCACAAGAAGCCCAACGGTGACATCGAGGCCGCCAAGAAGCTGATCAAGGAAGGCGGCTTCGAGGGCAAGAGCCTCGTCTACGCCTACGGCAACACGCCGGTCCGTCAGAAGCAGGCCGTCCTGATCGCCGACGCCCTGGAGAAGATCGGTCTCGACATCCAGAAGAAGGAGATCGACTCCGCCACCTGGTACGAGCAGGTCGGCAAGGTCAAGAACGGCTACGACCTGTACATGACCGGCTGGGGCCAGGACTGGCCGTCCGCCTCCACGGTCATCCCGCCGGTGTACGACGGCACGCAGATCCAGGACGGCGCGTCGAACTACTCGCACATCAACGACGAGCACGTCAACTCCGAGATCAAGCGCATCGAGAAGATCGCTGACCCGGCCGAGGCCACCAAGGCCTGGGCGGAGCTGAACGAGTACATCTCCACGGAGGTCAACCCGGCCGCGCCGATCTACTACACCAAGGTCTTCCAGATCTTCGGTTCGAACATCGGCGGTCTCCGCTACAGCTCCGACTCGAGCTACGTGGACGTGACCCGGATCTTCCTCAAGAAGTAA